TTATCTTACGCAAGATGATCCTGAACAATCGAGAATCGCAGCACGCGAAATTGAGACAGATAACGTCTCCTTTTTCATCACATCCATGGGCATGTGCGAACTGGTTTGGGTTCTGGAAACGGCATATAATTATGACAGGTCAACGATTTCAGACACACTTAGAAAAATACTTCAAACACGTCAATTCGCTTTTGACAATAAAGCACTGATGGAGAAAGCACTGGCCGATTATAAAAAAAATAAAGGAGATTTTTCGGA
This window of the Gemmatimonadota bacterium genome carries:
- a CDS encoding type II toxin-antitoxin system VapC family toxin; this translates as MMGLDTNVLVRYLTQDDPEQSRIAAREIETDNVSFFITSMGMCELVWVLETAYNYDRSTISDTLRKILQTRQFAFDNKALMEKALADYKKNKGDFSDYLLGHKSKQAGCNKTLTFDRALKNHALFQIL